One window from the genome of Faecalibacterium sp. HTF-F encodes:
- a CDS encoding relaxase/mobilization nuclease domain-containing protein: MAILKHIASKNANYGSAIDYLKYQHDEFHLVPVLDENGNMMLRDEFYLEGLNCDPETFDLECELLNHEYNKNSTYDEIKSHHYIISHDPKDNTDHNLTGEWAQAIGMEYAKANFPGHQALVCTHTDGKNGTGNIHTHIIINSLRKFDVDPQPFTERPIDCKAGYKHHLTKDYLKHLQKSLMDICQREGLHQVDLLSPAPDRISPQEYYAKQRGQQNLDIANMELMIEGITPMHTTFETGKEKIRNAISDIAERATSFEEFQRLLKAEYGISVKDHRGRFSYLPADRQKYISARALGSNYDRDRLLRIFAENARTAEQNNPHWAVDNPMAILFIKSDLRLVIDLQTCVKAQQSRAYAQKVKISNLQQMARTIAYVQEHGYDSYEKLSETAEAIYTKMAKARGDAKLTESKLRKTNEQIHYLGQYLSTKSIYGEFLKAPNKKIFRQAHSDELAQYEEALQILKQHSSDGKFPTMKDLRAEKEQLTIQKDAQYDTYRYFKDYHKELQTVCANVDSILGAEQEVQQHEQQHTRKYEPSL, from the coding sequence GTGGCAATTCTAAAACACATCGCAAGTAAAAATGCCAATTATGGGAGTGCCATCGACTATCTGAAATACCAGCATGATGAATTTCATCTGGTTCCCGTCCTTGATGAAAACGGGAATATGATGCTCCGGGATGAATTTTATCTTGAGGGATTGAACTGTGATCCTGAAACATTTGACCTTGAATGCGAACTGTTGAATCATGAGTATAACAAGAACAGCACTTACGATGAAATCAAAAGCCACCACTACATTATTAGCCACGACCCGAAAGACAACACTGACCACAACCTGACTGGTGAGTGGGCGCAGGCCATCGGCATGGAATATGCAAAGGCCAATTTTCCGGGGCATCAGGCTTTGGTCTGTACCCACACCGATGGTAAAAACGGCACAGGCAACATTCACACCCACATCATAATCAACAGCCTGCGCAAATTTGATGTTGACCCGCAGCCATTCACCGAGCGGCCTATCGACTGCAAGGCTGGCTACAAGCATCACCTTACCAAAGACTATTTGAAGCACCTTCAGAAATCCCTGATGGATATTTGCCAACGTGAGGGACTGCATCAGGTCGATCTGCTCTCCCCTGCCCCTGACAGAATTTCGCCGCAGGAGTATTACGCCAAACAGCGCGGTCAGCAAAATCTGGACATTGCCAACATGGAGCTTATGATCGAGGGCATCACTCCCATGCACACCACTTTTGAAACGGGCAAAGAAAAAATCCGCAATGCCATTTCGGACATTGCGGAACGTGCTACGTCTTTTGAAGAATTTCAAAGACTGCTGAAAGCGGAATACGGAATTTCAGTAAAAGACCACCGCGGACGATTCAGCTATCTGCCTGCTGACCGACAGAAGTATATCTCTGCCCGTGCGCTAGGTTCCAATTATGACCGCGACAGACTTCTCCGAATTTTTGCAGAAAATGCAAGGACCGCAGAGCAGAATAATCCTCATTGGGCAGTAGACAATCCTATGGCCATCCTGTTCATCAAGTCCGATCTGCGCCTTGTGATTGACTTGCAGACCTGTGTAAAAGCCCAGCAGAGCCGCGCTTATGCGCAGAAAGTCAAGATTTCCAACCTGCAGCAGATGGCCCGGACGATTGCCTATGTGCAGGAACACGGCTATGACTCTTATGAAAAACTTTCAGAAACTGCAGAGGCCATCTATACCAAAATGGCAAAAGCGCGCGGCGATGCAAAGCTCACTGAAAGCAAGCTCCGAAAAACAAACGAGCAGATTCATTACCTTGGTCAGTATCTCTCCACAAAATCCATTTACGGAGAATTTCTAAAAGCCCCGAATAAGAAGATTTTCCGTCAAGCTCACTCGGACGAACTTGCCCAATATGAGGAAGCACTTCAAATTCTGAAGCAGCACTCGTCTGATGGGAAGTTTCCTACCATGAAAGACCTCCGGGCAGAAAAAGAGCAGCTTACGATTCAGAAGGACGCCCAATACGATACTTACCGCTATTTCAAGGATTATCACAAAGAACTCCAGACCGTGTGTGCCAATGTAGACAGCATCCTCGGCGCAGAACAAGAAGTGCAGCAGCACGAACAGCAGCACACGCGAAAATACGAACCGTCCCTCTAA
- a CDS encoding plasmid mobilization protein, whose translation MARPKKEESIRRTSNVMVRFSSIEYELVAGYAKDAGYPISTFVRKQALSEKVTVNYNIVADIGEIQKLTAQAAGIGNNLNQIARYFHGGGLASRGMLEELKKCIAEIRELRQEIVQLGGAYRGNSKTHRK comes from the coding sequence ATGGCACGACCCAAAAAGGAAGAAAGTATCAGACGCACCAGCAATGTAATGGTTCGTTTCAGCAGCATTGAATATGAACTGGTGGCCGGATATGCAAAAGATGCTGGTTATCCCATCTCTACTTTTGTGCGCAAGCAGGCTCTATCTGAAAAAGTGACTGTCAACTACAACATCGTTGCCGATATTGGCGAAATTCAGAAGTTGACTGCTCAGGCCGCAGGCATCGGAAACAACCTCAATCAGATTGCCCGCTATTTCCACGGCGGCGGTCTGGCTTCACGCGGAATGTTGGAAGAACTGAAAAAGTGTATTGCGGAAATCCGTGAACTGCGGCAGGAAATCGTTCAGCTTGGAGGTGCGTATCGTGGCAATTCTAAAACACATCGCAAGTAA
- a CDS encoding recombinase TnpX produces the protein MALFYYKEKKNKGIRAAAYLRLSIEDGDKAESNSIGNQRELIQNFVAERPELHLVGEYADDGYTGTNFVEVR, from the coding sequence ATGGCTTTGTTTTATTATAAGGAAAAAAAGAATAAGGGCATACGAGCAGCGGCCTATCTGAGATTGTCTATCGAGGACGGAGATAAGGCTGAAAGCAACAGCATCGGAAACCAGAGAGAACTGATTCAGAATTTCGTTGCAGAACGACCAGAACTGCATTTGGTAGGAGAATATGCAGATGATGGTTACACGGGAACCAATTTTGTTGAGGTAAGATAA
- a CDS encoding recombinase family protein, translating to MLQTDKITALYCRLSQEDMQAGESESIQNQKLILQKYADEHHFFNTRFFVDDGFSGVSFEREGLQAMLHEVEAGNVATVITKDLSRLGRNYLKTGELIEIVFPEYEVRYIAINDGVDTAREDNEFTPLRNWFNEFYARDTSKKIRAVKQAKAQKGERVNGEAPYGYLIDPDNRNHLIPDPETAHVVKQIFAMYVRGDRMCEIQNWLRDNEILTVGELRYRRTGSKRHPRPQLNAWYNWPDKTLYDILTRKEYLGHTITGKTYKVSYKSKKTKKNPEEKRYFFPNTHEPLIDEETFELAQKRIATRQRPTKVDEIDLFSGLLFCGDCGYKMYAVRGAGTLERKHAYTCGNYRNRARNDMLCTTHYIRKSVLKELVLADLQRVTSYVKEHEQEFIETANECSAKAVQKTLTQQRKELDKAQNRINELNILFRKLYEDNALGKLSDEQFAFLTSGYDEEKKTLTRRIAELSQEIDNATERSADVKRFVALVRRYTAIEELTYENVHEFIDRILIHELDKETNTRKIEIFYSFVGRVDTGDKPTESISYFRQIGADVKSYAI from the coding sequence ATGTTACAGACAGACAAGATTACCGCTTTATATTGCAGATTGAGCCAGGAAGATATGCAAGCCGGGGAAAGCGAAAGCATACAGAACCAAAAACTGATTTTACAAAAGTATGCTGACGAACACCACTTTTTCAACACACGCTTTTTTGTAGACGACGGATTTTCCGGCGTGAGCTTTGAGCGTGAGGGGCTTCAAGCCATGCTGCATGAGGTTGAAGCCGGGAACGTGGCGACCGTCATAACAAAAGACCTTTCCCGTCTGGGACGTAATTATCTGAAAACCGGCGAACTGATAGAGATTGTTTTCCCCGAATACGAAGTGCGCTACATTGCCATTAACGACGGTGTAGACACAGCGAGGGAAGATAACGAGTTTACCCCTCTGCGGAACTGGTTCAACGAGTTTTACGCCCGCGACACCTCAAAGAAAATCCGGGCTGTCAAACAGGCAAAGGCACAGAAAGGCGAGCGCGTCAACGGCGAAGCTCCTTACGGCTACCTTATCGACCCGGATAACCGCAATCATCTGATACCCGACCCGGAAACGGCACACGTCGTAAAACAGATTTTTGCAATGTATGTACGGGGCGACCGTATGTGTGAAATCCAGAACTGGCTGCGGGACAATGAGATATTGACCGTCGGGGAACTGCGCTACCGCAGGACAGGGAGCAAACGCCACCCCCGCCCACAGCTCAACGCATGGTACAACTGGCCGGATAAGACACTGTACGACATTCTGACAAGGAAAGAGTATTTAGGGCATACCATAACCGGGAAAACCTACAAGGTATCTTATAAGTCGAAAAAGACGAAAAAGAACCCGGAGGAAAAAAGGTATTTCTTCCCCAACACTCACGAACCTTTGATTGATGAAGAAACCTTTGAACTTGCACAGAAGCGGATTGCCACCCGGCAACGCCCGACAAAGGTTGATGAAATTGACCTGTTTTCCGGGCTGCTCTTTTGTGGGGACTGCGGCTACAAAATGTATGCAGTACGCGGAGCCGGGACGCTTGAACGGAAACACGCCTACACTTGCGGCAACTACCGCAACCGGGCAAGAAATGATATGCTCTGCACTACGCATTATATCCGCAAAAGCGTATTGAAAGAACTTGTCCTTGCAGACTTGCAGCGAGTAACGTCTTATGTGAAAGAGCATGAACAGGAGTTTATCGAAACCGCCAACGAGTGCAGCGCAAAGGCAGTACAAAAGACGCTGACACAGCAGCGGAAAGAACTTGACAAGGCGCAGAACCGTATTAACGAGCTGAACATCTTATTCCGCAAGCTCTACGAGGACAACGCTTTAGGGAAACTTTCAGATGAACAATTTGCTTTTCTGACTTCCGGCTATGATGAAGAAAAAAAGACGCTGACCCGGAGGATTGCGGAGCTGTCACAGGAAATCGACAACGCCACCGAGCGCAGCGCGGACGTAAAAAGGTTTGTCGCACTGGTACGCAGATATACAGCGATTGAAGAACTGACCTACGAAAACGTCCATGAATTTATTGACCGTATTCTTATTCACGAACTGGATAAGGAAACGAACACCCGCAAAATCGAAATCTTTTATAGCTTTGTCGGCAGAGTTGATACAGGCGACAAGCCTACTGAAAGTATCTCCTATTTCAGACAGATAGGAGCCGACGTAAAGAGTTATGCTATCTAA
- a CDS encoding transposon-encoded TnpW family protein, with protein sequence MDLLLFIDCIICLRKKGGFSLTQNQTPVTTTEHKIGKVTYLVCSSASERATDTLDKKIKKLIRKDMELNPANARK encoded by the coding sequence GTGGACTTGCTGCTATTCATAGACTGTATTATATGTTTGCGAAAGAAAGGGGGATTTTCTTTGACGCAAAACCAGACGCCCGTTACCACAACGGAGCATAAAATCGGAAAAGTTACTTACCTTGTATGTTCGTCCGCAAGTGAACGCGCAACGGACACACTGGATAAAAAGATAAAGAAGCTCATTCGCAAGGACATGGAGCTGAACCCCGCAAACGCCCGGAAATAG
- a CDS encoding helix-turn-helix domain-containing protein, with the protein MNGTNGNEPGYPEKALVPYPVILAATKGDPDAMKIVLQHFSGYIARLSMRKLYDERGNVYFGVDHDIRERLQAKLMMAVLTFKAEE; encoded by the coding sequence ATGAATGGGACGAATGGTAACGAACCCGGCTACCCGGAAAAAGCCCTTGTTCCCTATCCTGTCATTTTGGCAGCGACAAAGGGCGACCCGGACGCTATGAAGATTGTCTTGCAGCATTTCAGCGGCTACATAGCCCGCCTCTCCATGCGGAAGCTGTACGACGAGCGCGGGAACGTCTATTTTGGCGTAGACCACGACATTCGGGAACGGCTGCAAGCAAAACTGATGATGGCTGTCCTCACCTTTAAGGCAGAGGAATAA
- a CDS encoding RNA polymerase sigma factor yields the protein MEPNRREFIKQCAFQKFCNTVLHNEACDAHKELHRHKAREITFSDLTLEEARQLHTFDEYFKGEIAFERAGKKITPKLLLEAIRTLPEEKRKAVLLYYFEGMNDTEIAELFDTSRSTIQYRRTSSFELLKKYLEENADEWDEW from the coding sequence GTGGAACCTAATCGCAGGGAGTTTATAAAACAGTGCGCTTTCCAGAAGTTTTGTAATACGGTACTGCACAATGAAGCGTGTGACGCTCACAAAGAGCTGCACAGGCATAAGGCAAGGGAGATTACCTTTTCCGACTTGACCTTAGAAGAAGCGCGGCAGCTTCATACCTTTGATGAATATTTCAAAGGGGAAATCGCCTTTGAAAGAGCCGGGAAGAAAATCACGCCGAAGCTGCTTCTTGAAGCAATCCGTACTTTGCCGGAAGAAAAGCGCAAAGCCGTACTCCTGTACTATTTCGAGGGAATGAACGACACCGAGATTGCGGAGCTGTTCGATACGTCGAGAAGCACGATACAGTACAGGCGGACAAGCTCTTTTGAGCTGCTAAAAAAATATCTGGAGGAAAATGCTGATGAATGGGACGAATGGTAA
- the rlmN gene encoding 23S rRNA (adenine(2503)-C(2))-methyltransferase RlmN, whose protein sequence is MKHLPKSTLTEILNDPYGFTYKEMSEVIGEDKARALYAELYKQPFHKKNLSISTKKVYKSSDTEKYVYELKDNRYIETVFIKRRDGGTVCVSTQVGCSVGCIFCESGRNGFVRNLTPSEIVQQVILIRQKVNRIVFMGMGEPLFNYDNLIAAIHILRDRNGLNFPTDGITVSTVGPVNQLKKLREEHLKIQLTISLHAATQAARNCIIPHMHMYAIEDVVKQALSYSQRHNRKVVFAYLLLPGINDRSSDIRQLAKWFKGKNVMINVLQYNPTSNSKIRAPQKQEMVAFKHQLEQTGLEVTMRVSHGREIKAACGQLANTYNKAKKQQK, encoded by the coding sequence ATGAAACACTTACCTAAAAGTACACTTACGGAAATATTGAATGACCCATACGGATTTACTTACAAAGAAATGTCGGAAGTAATTGGAGAGGATAAAGCAAGAGCCTTATATGCGGAATTGTATAAACAGCCATTTCACAAAAAAAATCTATCAATATCAACAAAAAAAGTCTATAAAAGTAGCGATACTGAAAAGTATGTTTATGAATTGAAAGACAACAGGTATATCGAAACGGTTTTTATTAAACGGCGAGATGGTGGGACTGTTTGCGTAAGTACGCAAGTTGGTTGTTCTGTTGGCTGTATTTTTTGTGAGTCCGGACGCAATGGTTTCGTTCGTAATCTAACACCATCTGAAATTGTGCAACAGGTCATATTGATACGTCAAAAAGTAAATCGTATCGTTTTTATGGGAATGGGAGAACCTTTATTCAATTACGACAACTTGATTGCAGCAATCCATATTCTTCGAGATAGAAATGGACTTAACTTTCCAACCGACGGCATTACCGTATCAACAGTTGGTCCAGTTAATCAATTAAAAAAATTGCGCGAAGAACATCTAAAAATTCAGTTGACAATATCTTTACATGCAGCAACACAGGCTGCGAGAAACTGCATCATTCCTCATATGCACATGTACGCTATTGAAGATGTTGTTAAGCAAGCATTGTCCTATTCACAAAGGCATAATCGAAAAGTGGTATTTGCGTATTTGCTTTTACCAGGTATAAATGACCGTTCCTCAGATATAAGGCAACTTGCAAAATGGTTTAAGGGCAAAAATGTTATGATTAACGTGCTGCAATACAACCCGACGAGTAATTCAAAAATTAGAGCACCACAAAAACAAGAAATGGTTGCGTTCAAACATCAATTAGAGCAAACAGGACTTGAAGTTACCATGAGAGTTTCTCATGGTAGAGAGATTAAAGCAGCTTGTGGACAGTTAGCTAATACATATAATAAAGCCAAAAAACAACAAAAATAA
- a CDS encoding cysteine-rich KTR domain-containing protein gives MLEKYWIKCPICNGKTRVQVFYNTVLRNFPLFCPKCKLTHIIDVEKLEIIIKNSEKQKEGY, from the coding sequence ATGCTTGAAAAATATTGGATAAAATGTCCAATTTGTAACGGAAAGACGAGGGTTCAAGTATTTTATAATACGGTATTAAGAAATTTTCCTCTTTTCTGCCCTAAATGTAAATTAACACATATCATTGATGTTGAAAAATTAGAAATCATAATCAAAAACTCTGAAAAACAAAAGGAAGGATATTAA
- a CDS encoding helix-turn-helix transcriptional regulator produces MAKRPVPKYDFKAFGAAIKAARTGRKESRKKVSDEMFISPRYLANIENKGQHPSLQIFFELMLRYNISVDQFLLETPPEKNTQRRQLDALLDGMSDTGIRIVSATAKEIAEVETEGR; encoded by the coding sequence ATGGCAAAAAGACCAGTACCGAAATACGATTTCAAGGCTTTTGGGGCAGCGATAAAGGCGGCGCGGACAGGGCGCAAGGAGAGCCGCAAGAAAGTGAGCGACGAAATGTTTATCTCGCCGCGCTACCTTGCGAACATTGAGAACAAGGGGCAGCACCCAAGTTTACAGATTTTCTTTGAGCTTATGCTCCGCTACAATATATCCGTAGACCAGTTTCTTTTGGAAACGCCGCCAGAGAAGAACACGCAGCGGCGGCAGCTTGACGCGCTTCTTGACGGTATGAGCGATACAGGCATACGGATTGTGAGCGCAACGGCAAAGGAGATAGCGGAAGTCGAAACAGAGGGCAGATAA
- a CDS encoding plasmid mobilization protein, which produces MNGRKRTVQIKFRVTEAERDLILEKMKLVPTRNMAAYLRKIAIDGYIIQIDHADIKAMTAEIQKIGVNVNQIARRVNATGNAYQEDIEEIKGVLAEIWRLQRLSLLKAL; this is translated from the coding sequence ATGAACGGACGCAAAAGAACGGTGCAAATCAAATTCAGAGTGACGGAAGCGGAACGGGATTTAATACTGGAAAAAATGAAGCTCGTACCCACCCGGAACATGGCGGCATATCTGCGGAAGATTGCCATTGACGGGTATATCATTCAGATAGACCATGCCGATATAAAGGCAATGACCGCAGAGATACAGAAAATCGGTGTCAACGTCAACCAGATAGCACGCCGCGTAAACGCGACGGGGAACGCATACCAAGAGGACATAGAGGAAATAAAGGGGGTGCTTGCGGAGATATGGCGGTTACAAAGATTAAGCCTATTAAAAGCACTCTAA
- a CDS encoding relaxase/mobilization nuclease domain-containing protein codes for MAVTKIKPIKSTLSKALDYIENPDKTDGKMLVSSFGCSYETADIEFEYTLSQALQKGNNLAFHLIQSFEPGEVDYQKAHEIGKQLADAVTKGQHEYVLTTHIDKGHVHNHIIFCAVNFVDHRKYNSNKRSYYGIRNMSDKLCRENGLSVVVPGKGSKGKSYAEYQAEKTGTSWKGKLKIAVDALIPQVSSFEELLQRLQAAGYEIKPGKYVSCRAPGQERFTRLKTLGADYTEEAIRERIAGRRAKAAKAPREQRGVSLLIDIENSIKAAQSKGYEQWAKIHNLKQAAKTMNFLTEHKIEQYADLVSRIEEMAAESGQAADALKDAEKRLADMAVLIKNVSTYQKTKPVYDAYRKARNREKYRAGQEQAIILHEAAARSLKAAGIAKLPNLAALQSEYEALQAQKEALYADYGKLKKKVREYDIIKQNIDSILQADRQPEREKGTERG; via the coding sequence ATGGCGGTTACAAAGATTAAGCCTATTAAAAGCACTCTAAGCAAAGCCCTTGACTATATCGAAAACCCGGACAAGACGGACGGAAAAATGCTTGTGTCCTCTTTCGGCTGCTCCTATGAAACGGCAGATATTGAATTTGAATATACCTTGTCCCAAGCACTCCAAAAGGGGAACAATTTAGCCTTTCATCTGATACAGTCCTTTGAGCCGGGGGAAGTCGATTATCAGAAAGCCCATGAAATCGGAAAGCAGCTTGCCGACGCGGTAACAAAGGGGCAGCATGAATATGTACTCACGACGCACATTGACAAAGGACACGTCCACAATCACATTATTTTCTGCGCCGTAAATTTCGTAGACCACCGCAAATATAATTCCAACAAAAGGAGCTATTACGGCATACGGAACATGAGCGACAAGCTGTGTCGGGAAAATGGCTTGTCCGTCGTCGTTCCCGGCAAGGGCAGCAAGGGAAAGAGCTATGCGGAGTACCAGGCAGAAAAGACGGGTACAAGTTGGAAAGGCAAGCTAAAGATTGCCGTTGACGCGCTTATCCCCCAAGTTTCCAGTTTTGAGGAATTGTTGCAGCGGTTACAGGCGGCGGGCTATGAGATAAAGCCGGGGAAATATGTGTCATGCCGCGCCCCCGGACAGGAACGCTTCACCCGTCTTAAAACCCTCGGCGCGGATTATACAGAGGAAGCCATAAGGGAACGGATAGCGGGCAGACGGGCAAAGGCGGCGAAAGCCCCCAGAGAGCAGCGCGGCGTTTCGCTGCTTATCGACATTGAGAACAGTATCAAGGCGGCGCAGAGTAAGGGCTATGAACAGTGGGCGAAAATCCACAATCTGAAACAGGCAGCAAAGACCATGAATTTCTTGACGGAACATAAGATTGAACAGTACGCGGATTTAGTCAGCCGGATTGAAGAAATGGCAGCGGAAAGCGGACAGGCGGCAGACGCATTGAAGGACGCGGAAAAGCGGCTTGCGGACATGGCGGTGCTTATCAAGAATGTTTCCACCTACCAAAAGACAAAGCCCGTCTATGACGCATACCGCAAGGCAAGGAACAGGGAGAAGTACCGCGCCGGACAGGAACAGGCGATTATCCTACATGAAGCCGCCGCAAGGTCGCTGAAAGCGGCGGGCATTGCAAAGCTCCCGAACCTTGCCGCGCTGCAATCGGAATATGAAGCCCTCCAAGCGCAGAAAGAAGCCCTTTATGCCGACTATGGGAAGCTGAAAAAGAAAGTCCGGGAATACGATATTATCAAGCAGAACATTGACAGCATTTTACAGGCAGACAGGCAGCCGGAACGGGAAAAGGGAACAGAGCGCGGATAA
- a CDS encoding helix-turn-helix domain-containing protein, translating into MENQKMPEYETIRAAVAGEKWAVEKVVECYKDEIDRLSTVAVRQPDGSTKQEINEDMRQSITKKLIEALPQFPLEEMEKGNVR; encoded by the coding sequence ATGGAAAACCAGAAAATGCCGGAATATGAAACCATACGCGCCGCCGTTGCCGGGGAAAAATGGGCGGTGGAGAAAGTCGTGGAGTGCTACAAGGACGAAATCGACAGGCTATCGACGGTAGCGGTCAGACAGCCGGACGGAAGCACGAAACAGGAAATCAACGAAGATATGCGCCAGTCCATCACAAAGAAGCTGATAGAAGCCCTCCCGCAGTTCCCGCTTGAAGAAATGGAAAAGGGAAATGTCAGATAG
- a CDS encoding cysteine-rich VLP domain-containing protein yields the protein MNGVKRLTPPQSRKVNALVRRTCCNYDNGNCILLDDGDECVCPQLISYSLLCKWFRVAVLPADRLLYAELYQTGDKKKCTECGAFFASTSNSVKYCPVCRKRITRRQAAERMRKRRAPVTQ from the coding sequence ATGAACGGGGTTAAGCGGCTGACGCCGCCCCAGAGCCGGAAAGTCAACGCCCTTGTGCGCCGGACGTGCTGCAATTATGATAACGGGAACTGTATCTTACTGGACGACGGGGACGAGTGCGTATGTCCGCAGCTCATTTCCTATTCGCTTCTCTGCAAGTGGTTCCGGGTTGCGGTGCTTCCCGCCGACAGGCTGCTTTATGCGGAGCTTTACCAGACAGGGGATAAGAAGAAATGTACCGAGTGCGGCGCGTTCTTTGCGTCAACCTCTAACAGTGTCAAATACTGCCCCGTCTGCCGGAAACGTATCACCCGCAGACAAGCCGCCGAGCGCATGAGGAAAAGACGCGCCCCTGTTACGCAGTAG
- a CDS encoding transposon-transfer assisting family protein — protein sequence MIRLTVEETNLLSIYNEGGKRALIENVNAALPYMDADMRELAKRTLSKVDALTEAEFAELPIYAADEV from the coding sequence ATGATTAGACTGACTGTTGAAGAAACAAACCTTTTGAGCATTTACAACGAGGGCGGCAAGCGGGCTTTGATTGAGAATGTCAACGCCGCGCTGCCCTACATGGACGCGGATATGCGGGAGCTTGCAAAGCGCACCCTTTCCAAAGTGGACGCTTTGACCGAAGCGGAATTTGCAGAGCTTCCCATTTACGCCGCTGATGAAGTATGA